A region of the Channa argus isolate prfri chromosome 14, Channa argus male v1.0, whole genome shotgun sequence genome:
atagtaaaataattaagTGCAGTACTTATGCCATCCCAATTCAAAAGAAGTTGAGgcaatgtgttaaatgtaaagaaaaacagcgcacggatttgcaaatctcacacgatattttatttacaatagaacatatacaacatcagatgttgaaactgagacattttaccatttattggtaaatattatctcattttgaatctgatggcagcaacacatctcaaaacaggGTGATTTTTAccttgtgtagcatcccctcttcttttaacaactgtctgtaaatgtctgggaagtgaggagaccagttgctgtagttttaggagaggaatgttgtcccattcttgtctgatgcaggatacTAGCTGCTTAacagctctttttttattatttatttatttatttttttaaattggtgaaaggtctggactacTGGCAGGCCAGTTTACCACCTGGACTCTTGTCCTGCTAAGCCATGCTGTTATGGTGAATGCAGGATGcagtttagcattgtcttgctgaaatatgcaaggccttccctgaaagagatgttttttggatgggagcatatattgctctatgtacttttcagcattgatggtgcctttccagatgtgtaaactgcCCACTCCAGAGGCACTAATGGACCCCCACATCATaggagatgcaggcttttgaactgtccgctgatagctggaagctggatggtccctctcctccttAGTCCGCAGGACACTGTATAGaatccagtagagaatcatgcctgtttttaatgcagtgccacctgagggcccaaagatcacgcACATCCGGTTttgaggctctgcctctctgaaatgtacTCTTTATACCCAggcatgttactgacctgttcctaattaacctaattatctgtcaaatgttcctccatttgttttcataCTTGCAGCGATTACTTTTCTGTTCCCTTTGTTCGgccttttttgagatgtgcatATTacgaaacacatttttaaataaattagcatAAAATTTGGTTTATATACTATAGTTTTATAGACTGTATTTTTGGTCAATAAGCCTTAATATCACTTTTGTTCAAGGTCAATTCTTTTATGCAACTGCACTAATTTTCACTGCAGGGACAATTAAGGATCAACCCTAAGAAGTACCTTGAAGCTTTCATCCCATCTCCTGTAAGTAGaaatatctgttgtttttttgttattgtttttttttccagtctaGAATCAATTTGATTGTTGTTTTCCTGCCTCAAAACCTGTCTGATTAGTTTTGTGTTTAAGACATTTTAGCTGTCCCAAAGCATGCCTGCAAGTAAACTTGATCATGTGACTATATTATGTTACCCTGGACCCTACCATTCGTCTTGAaaagttcaaattaaaagtttgaCAAACATGAAATGTATGATGTTTGTATATTTACAGGATGACACACGGGATATATTTCTTGATGGGATTATCGCTCGCAACAGAGCACTGAATGGAGACATTGTGGTAGTCAAAGTCCTTCCTCGGGACCAGTGGAAGGTAAACTACACTTGTCTGTGTACAACgtacttttcattttatgtcttaAACTTGTCTAAAACTTCGTCTCCAGCTTTTGTGTTATTAATATAGCAGgttcttttttaaactgttatctataatagaaaaaaatgatgaGTGTTTGTATCTGTCTAGACTGTGAGGTCAGATACTGACTGTGAGAACACCAGTGAATCAGAGACCCAGAGAGAACCCATACACGGCCGACACATGGCCCCGAAAAATAAAGAGTGCAGCCTTAGGCCTGATGTCATTGTTGCAGACCAGTGTTGCGACCAATATGAACTTCAGAACACTGCTCTCCCTCAAACAGGTACCACGAAGAAGTAGTGAATTTAGTAGCCATTACAAATCATCATTATTATACTTGAATTCTAATAATTAATCTGCTATTTGGTAATGTTTAATGAACTATGTGTTTGAATGTTCATTTACTGTTCTGTAATACATTATACATGTCTGATAATAACATGGCTAATAAGTCTTAATATTTTCTTTGATCTGATGGAAATAGGGAGACGTCTGGAAGACCCTTCAACCCCACGTTCGAATGGGGAAATAATTCAGAAAACTGCTAAAGTGAGAATTGTACCTACCGTGTCTCCTTTACTTTCCTTTTTAAACTAATTGAGATTGAACCACAACACTTACACACAATTCCCCTGCTTAGCATTATGTAACAGCAGAGCAGTGACAGAACACTTTCAGCATGTGCTGCAATTTAGACATCCATCTGAACTCCATTAATTGCCGGATGTGTCACCTAACAAATTTCCTTgtgcaaaaccaaaacaatgacaataacGTGACAATTAAATGTCCAAATGGAGATGGTCTAATTTCTTACCCTgaataaatttaattaatgcCACCTCTGCTAGCAAGATTTACCTGGTATTCCTTTTCCAATGAAGGCTTTTAGTGAGAAGaactattgtaattttttttttgatttttaatagaaCAGAGACTTTGGAGGTAAAACCCAAAAATGTTACTGAGATGATAATGAGTTTTGACTCTACAGTGCTGATAACAAGAATTCTTAACTGATCGTTCTCATTCTCTTTTTCTGCCTGCTAGGTTGTGTACATTGTTGAGAAAAAACACTCAAGAGCTGTGACAGGTTTACTGAAATTCCTACCAGACAAGCCTTTCGCAATGTTCTCCCCCATGGATCATCGAGTGCCACGCATTAACATTCCCCTGGGTGACTGTCCTGAAGGCTTCAGTTCCCGCCCGGGCGACTTCGCCACCACATTGTTCATCTGTCGTATCACCAACTGGTCGGCTGACAGCAACTTTGCGGAAGGGTGTGTATCCATACACTGTTAACAGCACTACTCATGTTTTACAACAGTCTTGattgtctttaaatgttttgttttagtcgACTTGCCAAGACATTGGGTCAAGCTGGAGAAATCGAGCCAGAGACAGAAGGCATTCTGACAGAGTACGACGTTGATTATTCCGAGTTCTCAGATGAGGTGTTAGACTGCTTACCCAAGAACCTACCCTGGACAATCCCACCCGaggagatgaggaagaggagagaccTAAGGTAGAACTGGATAACCCATACGTGCTTACTAGTCCCTTCCTCTGTCTTCTTTCCCAAATATGTTCTAAGAGAGAGCTTGCTATATCAGCCCTGTCTTACAGTGTTTGAGCAATACTTTTGCTGTATTTACAGATAATCGGACTAATGATAATGAAAAGCTATGTTATCCAATAGTTTATGAGACACAAAGCACTGTTTTTTTACATCCAGGAAAGAGTGTATCTTCACAATTGACCCTGCAACAGCTAGAGATCTGGATGATGCCCTGTCCTGTAAACAACTCCCAGATGGTACATTTAAACTTAACAGTTAAAGCTGATGAGTTCTAATCACAGATGGCTATAAtgaaggtttgtgtgtttttccatggTTGGTTTGTGCTTTTGGTAAACAACCCACTTTAtggtatatttttaaaacagggaACTTTGAGGTGGGAGTTCACATTGCTGATGTGACTTATTTTATTGAGGAGGGCAACGCCCTGGATACCATTGCCAGCCAAAGAGCCACTAGTGTGTATCTAGTTCAAAAGGTTAGTATTCCCTAACACTGAAATCTGTTgcgttggttttttttttttgtctgtttgtttttttaccgaGACTTTATCCTGCAAGCCACTCAATACAAAGTCCAGATTATGTGCATGTGCCTGTGAGTGGAGCATGTCGTTTTGTCCTGAATTGTCTGGAAGATTAATAAAGGAAGTGAATGGGTGTGTTGACAAAGGTTCTGTCGGTGGACTGCCACTTCGTCATTTTTTAGGGGGGGTGACGCCCGgctccaatgtgctgtaaacaacaaACGGTTTCCTgcatcatgttgtgcctcctgtatgGGGCTGATTTCTCCAGACATTGCCCATTATGTTTTATGTGAAACAGGCACAACTCAGCACTGCATAGCCGATAATGTATTTGGTACAGCTTAAAAAGataccttttcttttctttagtaCTCATTGTGTTTCTTTGAACTGCAGGTGATCCCCATGTTACCTAGACTGCTGTGTGAGGAGCTGTGCAGTTTAAACCCTCTCACTGACAGACTCGCTTTCTCCGTCATTTGGAAAATCACACCTGAGGGGAAGGTAAGATCATTTAAAATTCATGGACCTGTTGGAGTTGCTCTCAAGCAACCATAAAATGTGATGTTCAttataaataaagaattaaagGTCCAATGGGTAAATGATTAAGTTGACAGTGACTCTTGATTCTCTTGGTGCCATAACAAtggctattttctttttttttctgaatcatCAATTTGGTTTCCCTTTACCTGTATGGACCGCAGATACTGAGTGAATGGTTTGGCCACTCAGTGATCCGCTCCTGTGTGAAGTTGAATTATGACCATGCTCAGAGCATGATTGAGGCTCCTGAGAAGATGTTCTCTACTGAGGAACTCCCACCTGTGGACCCTGCACACCCCATTGATGAGATTCATCAGGCTGTACTCAACCTGCATTCTATTGCTAAAAGCCTGCGAGCCCAGCGCTTCTCAAGCGGAGCCCTCAGATTAGATCAGGTTAGCCCTACCATCCTTGTATTTGATGTTCTATACTTTCTGCCCTATGTCTTCAGTGAAACATATGCTGGGACATGACAGAAATGTCAGAGAGGACCATGCTCAAACTCTTGACCtaagttattttatgtttcaacATGTGTAAAAATTAGATTCATATATGTAGAAATTTCAACAGCACAGTGGAACCAGAAATGTTGTCAGTTGTATAGActtacatggaattgctcaactAACAACAATTGACTACAGTAGatgttattgtcatttttgttcaaGTTTTATTATATAGTCTATAATATAGGATATGAGAGGCTTTTCCTTTcctcactgtttttatttcaatgtattGGTATAATTATCAAAGGGCATTTAATCAGCTACAAGAGAGGAGCATCCGAGCTGGTCAACATGAATTAATTaagaagtgtaaagaaaaaacgGATTATTCAGTTTTGTTGGCTTTGTCTTATTTAGTTCTCTACATGTGcgttgttttgtttcagttgaAACTGTCTTTTACTCTGGACAAAGAGACCATGATGCCCCAAGGCTGCTATGTTTACCAGTACAGAGACAGTAACAAGTAAGAGACAAACTGTCCTCTGACACATTCCTGTGTCTGTATCACTTTGATTTTGTCTcccaaaaatggaaatgaaaactTCTTGATTTATCTGGaattcataaatattttttcttgtttcttatttctatttattgGCCATGTAACTCTTATTTAGGTTGGTGGAGGAGTTCATGTTACTGGCTAACATTGCCACAGCCAGTCAAATCTACCAAAGATTCCCCGAGCTGGCCCTTCTCCGGCGCCACCCCCCACCAAAAGCTAAGATGGTGGATGAGTTGCAGGAGCTGTGTGACCAGTTGGGCATCAACATTGACCTTTCCTCTGCAGGAGCGTTGCATGTCAGTAAGCATAACACACATAGCCCAATGTGCCCTCTCagcaacaattacaaaatacaagctttattctgttttattagttttcattggaaaaatctatttta
Encoded here:
- the dis3l2 gene encoding DIS3-like exonuclease 2; the encoded protein is MDSPRQSKNANLNGEPKCAPNQSNIPPQKDAYARLLSQHHSSKFSLYLEQYAKDLSFQREGNGPNTLLKGQSDRLNIPPGKREQVANDFSDSSDFSPSSMKSREDTSLSLYMEKLSTRNAQQDSERKQGMSDRPRRGQRRDTTTSHDGDIESGEELSSLRPNDSKKHQKQQKKNKDSNRDVSSKETNQFVGHPQSPKKASTSGQQQEKGRKAKKKNLPKHLEEEESKEGTLTSGVSTSVLRPKSPHGKGKKLQQPQASTAYSPAAKNKQQGSTNKGGGSKKQVFESYMTLEEVSHGLKRGELIQGQLRINPKKYLEAFIPSPDDTRDIFLDGIIARNRALNGDIVVVKVLPRDQWKTVRSDTDCENTSESETQREPIHGRHMAPKNKECSLRPDVIVADQCCDQYELQNTALPQTGRRLEDPSTPRSNGEIIQKTAKVVYIVEKKHSRAVTGLLKFLPDKPFAMFSPMDHRVPRINIPLGDCPEGFSSRPGDFATTLFICRITNWSADSNFAEGRLAKTLGQAGEIEPETEGILTEYDVDYSEFSDEVLDCLPKNLPWTIPPEEMRKRRDLRKECIFTIDPATARDLDDALSCKQLPDGNFEVGVHIADVTYFIEEGNALDTIASQRATSVYLVQKVIPMLPRLLCEELCSLNPLTDRLAFSVIWKITPEGKILSEWFGHSVIRSCVKLNYDHAQSMIEAPEKMFSTEELPPVDPAHPIDEIHQAVLNLHSIAKSLRAQRFSSGALRLDQLKLSFTLDKETMMPQGCYVYQYRDSNKLVEEFMLLANIATASQIYQRFPELALLRRHPPPKAKMVDELQELCDQLGINIDLSSAGALHKSLNTALGDDEYSIARKEVLTHMCSRPMQMALYFCTGALKEEQLFKHYALNVPLYTHFTSPIRRYADIIVHRLLSSSLKCGPHLGLSTEEVEKQASHCNDKKLVSKRVQELSSDLYFGVFVKECGPLDSEAMVMGVLDQSFDVLVLRYGVQKRIYCKSVVGLDSFKHHKVGKKSELTLIWTPEDLEKAPIEQVISVFTLVEVELKADSTATKYSAVLKRPDDNGT